A region of Natribaculum luteum DNA encodes the following proteins:
- a CDS encoding ATP-grasp domain-containing protein — translation MSSDAWADRSVAVPTISAPSSVACLRSLGRRGIRTIAVSEHERSPAARSKYCDETVPVPDPHDDLLAYKDALRSIAMRPDVATIIPVRDVDVYVLSKYRSEFRDYVATPWPDMETLAKTHDRVQLFEAAEKADVPMPETGLLDESRDWDREWIVKARYAVLADEYVDHYSPSQFVDPPTTEYLRPGVEPDVDVFRREMHHVPLLQEYVPSTDEYGFFALYDHGEPVATFQHRQIRAYSYAGGPSSFRESVRIPALENAGRDLLDQLEWHGLAMVEFLRDDDGEFRLMEVNPRFWSSLPFSVQAGADFPYYYWLLANGEKERIDHEYEAGIAGHLLRGELLYLRSILFEDYELTEKPSFSSALTDVLWSIVEHPRFDYASTDDVWPFVQDLQDAYDYYKNRDSVK, via the coding sequence ATGAGCAGTGACGCGTGGGCCGATCGGTCGGTCGCCGTCCCGACGATCAGTGCACCGAGTAGCGTCGCGTGTCTCCGGTCGCTCGGTCGCCGGGGCATTCGAACGATTGCAGTTTCGGAACACGAACGCTCTCCGGCGGCCCGCTCGAAGTACTGCGACGAGACCGTTCCAGTCCCCGATCCACACGACGACCTGCTCGCGTACAAGGACGCCTTGCGATCAATCGCCATGCGACCCGACGTCGCCACGATCATCCCCGTTCGAGACGTCGACGTCTACGTCCTCTCGAAGTACCGCTCCGAGTTTCGAGACTACGTCGCGACGCCCTGGCCGGACATGGAGACGCTCGCGAAGACACACGACCGCGTCCAGCTCTTCGAGGCCGCCGAAAAAGCGGACGTCCCCATGCCGGAGACCGGGCTGCTCGACGAATCCAGAGACTGGGATCGCGAGTGGATCGTCAAGGCGCGGTACGCAGTCCTCGCCGACGAGTACGTCGATCACTACTCGCCGTCACAGTTCGTCGATCCACCGACGACCGAGTACCTCCGCCCGGGCGTCGAACCGGATGTCGACGTCTTCCGACGGGAGATGCACCACGTCCCCTTGCTCCAGGAGTACGTCCCCTCCACCGACGAGTACGGGTTCTTCGCACTCTACGATCACGGCGAACCGGTCGCCACGTTCCAGCACCGGCAGATTCGCGCCTACAGCTACGCGGGCGGCCCGAGTTCGTTTCGCGAATCGGTCCGCATCCCGGCTCTCGAGAACGCTGGCCGGGACCTGCTCGACCAACTCGAGTGGCACGGACTCGCGATGGTCGAGTTCCTGCGAGACGACGACGGCGAGTTCAGGCTCATGGAGGTCAATCCGCGATTCTGGTCGTCGTTGCCCTTCTCCGTCCAGGCCGGCGCCGACTTCCCGTACTACTACTGGCTGCTGGCCAACGGCGAGAAAGAGCGCATCGACCACGAGTACGAGGCCGGAATCGCCGGCCACCTGCTGCGCGGCGAACTGCTCTACTTGCGTTCGATCCTGTTCGAAGACTACGAACTCACAGAGAAGCCGTCGTTCTCGAGCGCCCTGACGGACGTCCTGTGGTCGATCGTCGAACATCCACGGTTCGACTACGCGAGCACCGACGACGTCTGGCCGTTCGTCCAGGACTTACAGGACGCGTACGA